The window taaagaattataattaaataaggaattcagttttttcttataactaattaaggaatttaatgttttaagaataataattaattattattattattattaattaaggaattagttatatatattgaggAATTATGGGATAGTTCACTGTTTAAATTctaattgagtttattttatataatttaattaagatattaattatttataataattaatatatatgtttaagaatgagttattattaataaaaaataacaataaggaattatatatataattattactaGAGAGATTTGATAATAATAAGGAATTATATCTATAATTATTACTAGAGagatttgataataataaagaattatatatataattattaataaggagatttgaagagttatatatatataattaagaaattaagatatgaatatttaattaaaaaattcagttttaaaataataattaattaaggatttcagatttttttaattaataataattaattattaattaattattaattaaataattaaaataataattattattttaattgattgaatatTAAGTAACtgctaatatattaatatattcatataaaattaagaataaagttaaaatattttatgaaaataaagattaggaattatgaaataaagtaaattaagaaatttaatatatatatatatataattatgatttgagaattaattaaaaaaatatatatatgtttatatttatcttaatttataacttaattaagatatttattatttatgctATTCAGActaaagaataaagagaaagaaaatatttattattattattatttattaataataataatttataattaaagaataaataaaaatatcaacaacTCTTTGTCATATTTATCCGTAATTAAGGAAATAGATTATgatatatcaattaatataataattgacaaatttaaaaatttagagttatatatatggtgttgattgatattaagaaataattgaatgattattaaaattacaattatttgttttgtgtaacatatatggaatttatgcaattttgataaataaaacaatattcggatttcggtattaataacacattcaaaattgtTACAATTTTAGGCctacttaaatttgtaattatgcagCTGTTAATCGACCCAAAGGaaggttaataattggtcggattgcaaatttaaataatgtacaaattattaatttatagaacatatttgttttataagattaagacggttgtgtttgtaactatgcgattattaatcggacaaaaggaagtttaataattggtcgagttacacacttaaagtatgtacataagttattaatttattaaatcaattaattgaaacaacatcctaccaaagtaggctcttgtgtaggttaatatgttttataaattaagaaggtagtgtgtatgtattttatgcggttatttaatcggctCAAAggaagataattaattagtcagaataacattatgcacatgtggtaataaatatgtaacaattattcggtgggccatgtgaataattggaatatccaaagataaccaattgtttGATAGGACTTaatctctatatgaactcacatcaattgttaatatttgattactacaaaagagtaccgtttgcaagttaatatttaatgtccaaagactaaatattaatgttgcgtttagtatcttatgatgagacgtaccattattttgaatttatgtgattattaaaattttgtgagtatggttgtttatttgttttgttatctaatcaagttaacacttctgcttatacgaattattttcttgtcaacatcttaagttcattttatatgatataatttttaagacatatttagaatttgttgtttttttaagaattatatctaaaagagttaaaattgctaagggtattattagaataaagatttcataaataatatatgttttattttgtttcaaaagtgatgcattaaagtcagagttataataatttattctcatgcatctaatttggattttcttatttacacttaagttaattgatgtgaattgtagttgtctaaagggagacttagtctctatatgaactcacatcaattgtgtgtaagaaaaataaaagattgaaacaaaaataacataaatagtgttcacttagcaaataccttaatacataataaagaaataaagttgtaagaattgcagatattgcacctaaaagaaaattactaaagaaagtgttgcataaaagaatacatattatagtttgttttgtttgttctaagagtaatttaacttcagtacttatacacatttgatggtaacttcagtattactaaagtaaatgtgttgatgtacggttgagttaattgtcaaaagtcaattgatggtgaaagaaacatcggcgtgggcattgacaattcatattaaagatgaagaaataaataacTACTTCATATActctttatttggaaacaaacatttatggaatatctccatataattaatttagttggagagaataatttaaaattacaacttGTATAAGCAATAAAATTACAACTAAAACAACTAAtaaattcttttggggttgtTCAGTTAAGGTTAGGCCTTATGAAAATAAACTGGATTAAAGAATTGTTAGATGTTAATTGTTGGATATTCTAAAAGATctagagacaaatttagtctataagtacttcaagattagTCTTAAATACAATAGACTCCTTAAATAAGagtctaatgtatgctcaagattatatgaataaagaaattaagtatatttatgatgttggacaaatacttgaaggatcctggtttggatcattaagaaagcaaccaaacaagtaatgtgacattttaagaacaaacattacatactcatatagtgaaatcgaatcgtATAGAGAtcatttagtattttgattcgaattttgttggataccaATACAGTCGGAAATTCGCGccacataattttagtttaattattagtttaaagaattaattctcGTAAGAGTGTTAAGCagacactcgaattatttcGACATGATGGtagaatttattaggtgttttgtggcatccaattaaagaatctgactgcaaaattttgtcacggggttgcaaattatgaatgatatagaaagaccaaTAAAGATACTATgtgacaataatttgcagttcttttactttaagagtaatatgagttcgactaagtcggactatttggaaaataaaaaaaattcagaatgtttacttatctattgaacatatttggacaaactctaaaattacggatcagttctctaaatatttgctatccgaggtctttcatgaatatattattcatatggatattgcatatttagatgatatacagttttagtgaGAGTTTGTATTATGATGCTTGTATAgatataatttggaatttatgtgcacattaaagaatcagtttctaaaaaaaattaaatatttagttttttcttaaagaaatcaagattataaagttattcagattgatctctataaggaataaaaGAGGACtagttggtattagacatggtaaagatcacactacatgttaatccacactacacactcatgtttaatctatgtcatttgattgaattgacatatgtgactattgagggtttagttacgaattaatgtaacaaaaaccgctttaatcctatgttgatataattaatggacgagattgatatagatgtattcagaaatgataacaatattttgagctcttaaggttgtaatatacaattgaaggaaatatatatatgatccaagtgggagattgttggaattatttccaatatttgggtacatatattatttaataattgtgtattagttgttatcgtataaaaattaaagcctaattaatgtgatctattaaagtataaaaattacgagtttatttagacatctataataaatatggggacatatttgtgtagaagcagaaatatcatttattattttgttgatgggccgaataataaatgagtatattaggctaggtccccaacccatatagatagcctaccgatttgtttatttcattagacaaaaggtttatgttcatctctcaagaacactcaagaagactatcgatatagggttggaagactaaAACCCCACCCAAATCAGTTATTCCGATCCAagtccagatccagaacaagaagatccatattccgattcaggtccagatccagaacaagaagatccaagatcaatagaagatcaagaagaagagaataacgaagaacgacttaatgaaccATTCTTCATTCCAGAttcaggtacgtttccgcaattacagtttatctcaatttatcgacatagaatattaaagaatatacaactaaagaataaagatttagattaaaaattCTAACCATCTCTAGTTATGATCTAGTTGTATATGTCTCAATATTGTTATCTCAATattgttaattagttatttagtCAATAAACTATCATTATTGATTACTCTGTTAACTAGAAACATATCTACATAGGGCTTGATTAAGCTCAaaagacaaaatatttttttattaacaaaacctagtattttacatttttttaatacatttcaaatatttttcaaaccaaCTCTAACATATAATTTATGGATGTCTATAACGTTAACTATGTTATTTGACCTTCAATCTCACATTTGTTTAATTGAAAGGTCGACTTCTTGTATATGTATCGATTTTGGACATGACTTTGGAGCTGTTGCAAGGTTTGTTGAATATgatcttttattttatcacaTAAGTGAGTCGATGTCAACCATCTATTCTTATCAAATTTGTGTATTAAggtaatatttaatatatatatatattactttctTTTTTTACCTATGAGAGGGAACCTACATTCTTCCGTAATAGAGGACCTCGGGtgatttaatacaaaatttctATAGTTTTCTAAAGTCCTATCTATCAAATATAAGCATTATTTGATCttgattaaatatgatatatgtGTGTATATATACATTTTGCTTTGATAGATTTAATAGtcaatttgttattttttaaaataaattataacaaagtatattataatttaaacttatatatatatatatatatatatatatatatatatatatatatatatatatatatatatataatttttataaatattctatcatttttttgtTTGCTCTTCATACAAAAATTagattaatgaaattaattttacttttacaaaaaaatataaaattaaaattacatttaagtgtatttaataacaaaaatgattaaattttgtaaatcattTAAGAGTaagatttgaaattaaaattagaattagaatttcaaaaggattataattgtgattttaaaatttataattttactattttaatttctttttaatttaaaaagttaaatgttgaagaatgtatatatttttgaatttaaaaaataaaatgtcaaattaatatatttttctataataaaaattgaaccataaacaaattaatatcttactattatatatttaaattatttttattatatatatttttttcaaacataaaacttaaaattgaattataattttataatttcaatttcactcCTCCAAAAATATGCTAAATGTTTATCTTATAAACCTCTTAGAAAAGATGTATTAAATTGTAACCTATAATAACAAGAAAAAACAACTAGTctaatatttttagatttaaatttcAATCAAAACCCAATTCTCTATAAACAATTGGATAATGCCTTTTTACCCATGACATTCAGATTAAATGTTAGACATATTCAAATGTGGCCGAATCTCCGAGAAGCTTAGTAAATTAACTTAGGTTCATGCCGTTcaattaaattcatatattcttagtataaattaatcatgaaacttcaatttcttaattagaTGAAAATTTCTTCCACTTTAACTGctaaaaatgaaaattacaaTTCTTTATACTCcctgagaaaaaaaaagacaacGTCAGTAATAGTGACccaattattcaattattatttgggATTTGAATTTATCCAAAAATTCATATTAAGTTGAAATTTTGCATACTCTTATATGCTCCCATCTCTTCTTgggaaaaaaaaaagtctttttataaaaaaatatgaattttgaagtttaatatttttaatcatttaggGTGGGCCATTAAATTGTGAATGAAATTcatgtttcattttttaaaattaataaaatatctgaCAATAATGAATCacatgataaattaaaaaaaaaatgatacttaGAATGGACGAACGTTAGGGAAAGGGccgaaaaaattaaaattcttcaAAATTCAACTaccaaataacaaaaattactCAAATTTCAAcccataaataattaaaaatcatgTTCAGGGACAATTATAATTCAATCCGATTCGATTTATTCAACTAAGTGCGATTTTATCTGATTTGACAAGTAATTAATCGATaatgataatatttgtttacCGTTCCGTTTTCTCACCCAAATTatgttcaaacattaataaacatatttaaatatataaaatcataaatatatttattaattcttcatattaaataaaaaaagtttcattatattacaataaatatataatattatgattttttttttgttaaaacaaattattcattCTAGTTCTAGATTAGAAATTAGTAAAAAcggattttatgtttaaaaaaaaataaatttaattaaatataatttttttttattaaatgtgaTGCCTCTAAAAGATGGACACTATCTGCCCTTATATAACTACGTTAAATTTATGgtacatattttttattctattgaTGAAATGACACCTATACACAAAATTGAagtaatattcattttatttctgattttttttttctttgtacaGACGATTACACTGTTAATGGATACATTAGGGAATAGAATTCCCCGAGACTAATCCTGAGATAAACGCAATTTCCTTTTCAATAACCCCATTGAcattcattaaataatatttgcaatattatctaaaacttccataaataatttgtttttgataaaattccaaacTTTGTACCCAACTTTCATTCTCTTCTCTAGTTTGTGTGGatttctctctctccctctcatTTCTACTCTTTCCGAAATTCGTGGTTCACAACTTCACACACCAGACAGTCAATCCATTGGATGTGGAGTTAGGGAGATTTCTTCTTGATCACCTCTCTCTAGGGTTAAAGTTCGTCGATTTCATGTAACTCAATCTGACCCAACAAGAAAAAAGGAACCTTTCTGCAATTCGATTGAGCTGATTGAAATCATGCCTGGCAACGGAGATGGAGGCAATTTCTATTGGGTGCGGAATCAGCAGAGCCCAGAAAATCTCAAAGGAATCGTCGTAGTTTTCTCATGGATTTCAGTTCACGAGACCATCTTAAGAACTTACACAGATCTATATTCTTCTCTTGGATGGATCTCTCTTGTTTCTCACTCTGATTTCCTCAATCCGTAAGTTCATAGCTTTAATTGATTAAGAATATTGAACTTCTTATGCAAATCGATGAAAACTTtgtttttcatttctgtcaATCTAGAGAAAAAGACTATAGATCAAGCAAAATTGCATCTAACTTTTTTGTATTTCGATTTGCAGGTTCTTTCCTGATAGGTCTACATCATTGGCATTTAATCTCCTTAATGAACTAGCTGAGGTTTAGTTCTTTCTCTATATTGCtgctatctatatatatttatcacttTAGGGTTTTATTTTTACTTCAATTTGCTTTATCATTTACAGGAATTGAAAATTCGACCATGCCCTTTAGTGCTTGTAGCCTTATCTGGTGGCTCAAAAGCTTGCATGTACAAATTTCTTCAGGTAATTCTCAATCCAAACCCTAATTTTCACTCACTCCCATTTTAATTCTGTTTTCTATGTTCAATCAGTCAATGTTGATTGTCCTGAAATGCAATTTGGCTTGGTTTCTTTGGAAATTTGTGACTAATAGTATAATTTGATTTGCTGCTATATGCTTTGAATTTGTATCAACTATGACAGAAATATGATCAAATTAGTACAAATCATGAAATGAGATGTTGGTCTTGTTTCTGTTTTGATTTCTCCTTCTTCTTTGATCTGATTTTCTCATGATTTGTGTTGTTTTATTGTTTTTCCATTTCTGACCATGGCTGTGAATTTTGCTCCCTGCAGATACTTGAGGGAGGAGTAGGGAATGTACAACTTGAACTGGTTAGGGATTCCATCTCTGGTCAAATTTATGATTCTGCCCCTGTTGATTTCGCTCGGGACTTAGGTGCGCGATTCATACTTCATCCTAACATCTTCAAGGTGCCCGGTTCAAATAAACTGATGTCCTTATTTGCAAAAGCTGTTACTTTTGGTGCGGATGCTTTGTTCTTTACCAGATCGGGTTACTGGAAAACTATTTATTCCTCTGTGGTAAGTTTATGTTacttttcaatataaaaaaggaaaatcgtgtttttttaacttcaatttcttttcttttgttagAATTTGGAATGCCCGTTTCTCGTTCTGTGTTCAGAAACAGATGAATTCGCTCCATATCCTGTCATCATCAATTTCGTTAAGCAAATCGAGATTCTCGGAGGaaatgttaaacttgtcaaatttAACGATTCCCCACATATAGGTATGTCTCGATCTCAGTTTCATCTTCTTGAAACcatgagcttgtttgatgtccCCAATTTCATAGGGTTAGAAAAAGTGGATTAATTGggttaaaatgaccaagtaaatgtattttaatattttagaaactTATTGCAAGCTTTTGAATTAAATCGAAATAACCCTTCATCATCAAAAGCCCATGTGTATATTACGATATTCCATTATCGGAAACATAATTTGTGTCTTATTAATGCAGGTCACTACAATAATTACCCGATACAGTATAGATCAGCAGTATCAGATCTACTTGAACAAGCAGTTTCAATATATTGCAATAAGAATCCGGGATTTGGAGAAAGAAGTTGTAACCACATGAAAGAGATGAAGGATGAGATATCGGGTTTGATAAGCGATCTCCAAAACGCAACAATAGACctaaagaaagaagaagaatgtgTTCACTTGTGGAGTCCTCCGAAAATGAATGCGCACACTTTGCTCGGTGAAATTCTATTTGATGCTTGTGTTCCAAAAAATGTTGAAGGTTGGGATATAAAATTCGTCAGTGGTTGTAATAAGCGTTCTTCGTCTAGCCCCACTAAACGTGTTCGATCGAGATTGTAGGTTTTGGAGTTGATATTTGTAGATAAGAAGAGAAATGTGAAATTTTCATTGTAGATTATTTTGTATATCACTTCTCCTTTTGAAATATGTCTATTCAAATTTCAAGTGTGCCCATATATTTGTACATAAGAATAATAACTAAGAGTGAGCAACTTTTTACtttgttatatttttctctcaatAATAACAATTTTGTAAACAACATTTGCTCCAATTCTTATAGCTTGAAAATACAAAGATCATGAAAAAACATGAAGAGAATACTATATGGTTCATCTCATTTTAGGGTTTGATATATAGTTtagttgaaaaattaaattatttgtatatcaAAGTTATCAGTAATCCCCTCTTCTAACTTAGTAGAAACAAAAAGTGGATATTCTTATCCTAAGTTCGAGTTTATCAGGTAAAAAATTCTGCGTCTGGTTAAGTGTATTTACGAGTTACATATTTAATTCGTGGTACTATTTTTTCCccaaaagttaaaatatatgttttttttaattgtatagatatactaatattttttttttatatagacaATTGAATTCTTTATcattgtttaataatttttttttgtttaaaattgttatCATGCAggtattttttagttaattttgtttaattaattatttcaaaactaatttacaaaacttattaaatattagttgTTGAATGTATACGGTGAATTTTCATTAATATCTAATACAACAAATGCATAGAATTTAAGGTGATAGTAAggtcaaatttaaatttttccaaaaaaaaaaaaaatcaaatttaaaattttccaataaaaaatcaaatttaacatCAATCTTTGATATTGCAAAAATCTTCACAATTAAGTTTGGTTATGCATGTTTAgcgttttaattattttatatggatTGAAAAGTACAATTGAGTTGCAAcaaatactttttctttttccgTTTATTTCACCCAAGaagtattatttgaaaattgactATTTTCAATGATTCATAGTTGACACAAATTAAAATCGCATCTATCACATATATAAAATAGTCAAACCTTATTAATACAAGCACTGTAATCAATTGAACTATCAAAATACTAGTAAATTTGATAACc is drawn from Impatiens glandulifera chromosome 3, dImpGla2.1, whole genome shotgun sequence and contains these coding sequences:
- the LOC124929397 gene encoding uncharacterized protein LOC124929397; its protein translation is MPGNGDGGNFYWVRNQQSPENLKGIVVVFSWISVHETILRTYTDLYSSLGWISLVSHSDFLNPFFPDRSTSLAFNLLNELAEELKIRPCPLVLVALSGGSKACMYKFLQILEGGVGNVQLELVRDSISGQIYDSAPVDFARDLGARFILHPNIFKVPGSNKLMSLFAKAVTFGADALFFTRSGYWKTIYSSVNLECPFLVLCSETDEFAPYPVIINFVKQIEILGGNVKLVKFNDSPHIGHYNNYPIQYRSAVSDLLEQAVSIYCNKNPGFGERSCNHMKEMKDEISGLISDLQNATIDLKKEEECVHLWSPPKMNAHTLLGEILFDACVPKNVEGWDIKFVSGCNKRSSSSPTKRVRSRL